Genomic window (Bosea vaviloviae):
GGGCTTGAGCGAGAGCAGGCGGGCTTCCATGTCGGTCGCGGTGCCGACGCCGATCTCGCGATCGCGGGCGCTGGCCTCGACGCCGTAGCGGGCCTTCAGCAGCGCGTAGAGCGATTGCCCGGCGACGAGATCCTCCGCGACCAGCCCGGCGAAGCGCAGTGCCGGCAGATAGCTTGTCTCGATGCAGAACGGTTCGTCATTCACCGTACGCAGCCGGCGGAACATGATGAGGTCGGCGCCAACAGCGAGATCGAGCCGGCGCGCGATGCTCTCGGTCGCCGCCTCCTCGCCGAAATGCAGCAGCTTGTTGCCGGGACTGCCGCCGGAGTTGCGGATGATCCGGGTGATGCCGAGCGAGGAGCTGACCTCGATCGGGCGCGTGACCTGGACCAGGGGGACGCGCGTGCCGCTGGTGCCGTTGCGCTCCAGCACATTGCGCTCGACCAGCTTGTCGATCGCCTTGCGCACGGTCATGCGGTTGATGCGCAGCGTCTCCGCCAGAACGCGCTCGGACGGAATCCGGTCTCCCGGGCCGTAATCGGGCCCGTTGATGAGGTCGAGCAGGTAGTCCTGCACCTCGACATAGATCGGCTTGGCCCGCTTCACGGGTTCGCGCATGGCTGGCGTCTCTCGGATTCCCGTCGTCGCTGTTGAACTGGGATAGAGCATCGGCCCGAAAAGTGGAATCCGGTTTTCGGAAGAAGCCGATGCAAAATCAAAGAGCTACAGCATCAGACCGAATTCGATATTCGGTCTGATGCTGAGCGCCCGGTTCCCATCACTGGAAGCCGAAAAACGCGCCAGACCAACCCGGGTGACGACATATCCTGATTGATTGGACTATGCTTGACAGTGATTGGTATAGCTGATTGGTGTATACCAATTCTCGCCTGCCAGGAAGTGGCTTGCTCTCATGTCCATCTCTTACGACCGCCCCCGCGTGCTGGACGGCCTCGCTCAGACGCAGGCTGCCGTGCCCGAGGCTTTCGCGCTCGGCCGCAAGCTCGCCCCCGGCGTCGACCGGATTTATCTCGTCGCTGCGGGCTCGGCCAACCGCGCCATGCTCGGCATCACATACTGGCTCGAGCATTATTCGCCCGGCATCGAGGTGCGTCGCTATTTCCCGGCCGAGTTCATGGCGATCGACCCGCCCCGGCTCGATGGCCGCACCTTGGTGCTGCTCGCTTCGAAATCGGGCACGACGCCGGAGACGGTCGCCGCCGCCCAATTCCTGAAGGACAAGCCCTGCCAGGTCGTGGCCTTCAGCCAATATGCCGACAAGCCGCTGGCCCAGGCCGTGCCGCAGCATTTCATCGTCGGCGACACCAGCGAATCCTTCATCGCCATGTTCATGCTGATGCAGGCTCTGGTCGGCGGCATCATGACGGAGAAGGAGGGCTGGCCGCTCGGCGACAAGCTGCTCGCCTCGCTCGATGCCTTGCCGGGCGCGATTGCCGACGCCGCCGAGCAGAACGAGGCGCGCGCCGCGGCCGATGCGGCGCTCTACGCCAAGGACCGGAATTTCTATCACGTCGCCTCGGGGCCGGGCTTCACCACGGCCTATGTCTTCGGCGTCTGCATCCTGATGGAGATGCTCTGGCTGCACAGCTACCCGATCGAGGCGGCCGAGTTCTTCCATGGCCCCTTCGAGATCGTCGACCGCTCGACGCCGCTGATCCTGATCACCGGCGAGGATCCGAGCCGCCCGCTGATGGAGCGCGTCTCGAGCTTCTGCGATACCTATGCCGAGCGCGTGATGAAATATGATTCCCGCGACTTCGCGATGAAAGGCATCGCGCCTGAAATCCGCCCGATCGTGGCACCCTATATCCTGCAATCGGCGCTGAAGCGCTTGTCGGTGCATCTCTCGGTGCTGCACAACCAGCCGCTGACGACCCGCCGCTATATGTGGAAAGTGGCTTACTGAGCGGAGCACGGCGATGGCCCACAGGCTGCTCGGCCTCGGCGACAATACGGTCGACACCTATGTCGATCGGAGCCTGCAGTTTCCCGGCGGCAACGCCGTCAATGTCGCCGTGCTCGCCCGCAGGCTTGGCGCGCAGGCCGGCTATCTCGGCTGCATCGGCACGGACGAGGCCGGCATGCTGCTGATCGACGCCTTGCGGCAGGAGGGCGTCGACACCGCGCAGTGCCGCATTCTGCCCGGCGGCAATGCACGCGCCTTCATCGGCCATGACGGCAATGACCGCCGCTTCCTGCGCTCGGAGCGCGGCGTGCGCGGGCAATGGGGCGGCTTCAGCGCTGCCGACCTCGCCTATATCCAGGGCTTCGATCTCGTCCATTCCAGCGTTTACAGCGAGCTGGAAACCGAGCTTGAGACGATAAGCAGCGCCGCCCGCCTGCTGTCCTATGATTTCTCCGAGCGCTGGACCGACGCCAATCTGGCGGCGACGCTGCCGGCGCTCGACATCGCCTTCCTGTCCTTTCCCAATGGCTCGGATGCGGAGTGCCGCGCATTGCTTGAGCGCTGCATCGATCAGGGCGCGCGGATCGCGGCCGTGACCCGGGGCGCGCGCGGCTCGATGGCCTTGTCGGAGGGCGTCTTCCACGCTCACGGTATCAGCGAGGCGCGCATCGTCGATACGTTGGGCGCTGGAGACGGCTTCATCGCCGCCTTCATCCTGCGCCTGCTGCATGGCGCGGGTCTGGGTGAGGCGCTTGCCGCCGGCGCCGATCACGCCGCTATGGTCTGCGGATATCAAGGCGGCTTCGGCCACGGCGCGGCATGGTCGATGCCGCCCGGCACGACCAGAGCAGGATGCGAAAAAGTGGGAACCGGTTTGCTCTAACTCTTTGGATCAGAGCCGGATGACATCGAACTGAAGGCGGGAGTGGCTTGCATGGCTTGGCGGATCGGGATCGATTCCGGAGGAACTTTTACCGACGTCTGTCTCTTCGACGACGCGACCGGAGAGGTGGCGGTCTGGAAAGTGCCCTCCACGCCGGATGATCCCTCCCGCGCCATCGCGCGCGGCACGCAGGAAGGCACCGAACGCGTCGGCGCCAAGCCGAGCGAAGTCGCCTATTTCGGCCATGGCACCACGGTCGGCACCAATGCCCTGATCCAGCATCGCGGCGTCAAGACCGGTCTCATCACCACCGAGGGCTTCCGCGATCTGATCGAGATCGGCCGCCAGAAGCGCCCCGATCTCTACGATCTCCAGGTCGACAAGGCGCCGCCTCTGGTGACCCGCGATCTGCGCTTCGGTGTTTCGGAACGCCTACGCCATGACGGTTCGGTCGAGATTCCGCTCGATGAAGAGGGCGTGCGGGTGGCCGCCCGCGCGCTGAAAGCGGCCGGCGTCAAGGCGGTGGCGATCGGCTTCCTCTACGGCTTCGTCAACCCCGCCCATGAGCAGGCCGCCAAGCGCATCGTCGCCGAGGAATTTCCGGAGGCCTTCATCTGCGCCTCGCATGAGGTCGCGCCCGAGTTCCGCGAATATGAGCGCATCTCGACGGCGGTGGTGAATGCCTATCTCGGCCCAGTCATGCAGGGCTATATCCGCCGCCTTGCCGACCGGTTGATGGAGCTCGGCGTCACCACGACACCGCATCTGACGCAGTCCAATGGCGGCGTCATCGGCTTCGACATGGCCGCCCGCCTGCCGGTGCGCACCGTGCTGTCGGGGCCGTCCACCGGCGTCGTCGCCGCGCAGGCGATCGGCCAGATGACCGGCATCGAAAACCTGATCACCTTCGACATGGGCGGCACCTCCTCGGATGTCGCGCTGCTGCGCGGCGGCGAGGCGAAGTTCGCCAGCGACGCGATCGTCCACGGCTACCCGATCAAGGCGCCGATGCTCGACATCCACACCGTCGGGGCCGGCGGCGGCTCGCTCGCCGCGATCGATTCCGGCGGGCTGCTCAAGGTCGGCCCGCGCAGTGCCGGCGCCGATCCCGGCCCGGTCTGCTATGGACGCGGTGCGACCGAGCCCGCCGTCACCGACGCCAATGTCGTGCTGCAGACGCTGAACCCGACCCATCTGCTCGGCGGCCGTATGCCGATCCGGCAGGATCTCTCGAAACAGGCGATCGGCCGCCTCGCCGACCAGCTTGGCCTCGACGTGATGGCGACTGCCCAGGGCATCATCTCGGTCGTCACCGCCAACATGGCCAAGGCGATCCGCGTCGTCTCGGTCCAGCGCGGGCATGATCCGCGCGACTACGCGCTCGTCGCCTTTGGCGGCGCCGGTCCGCTGCATGCGGCGCGGCTGGCGCGCGAATTGGAGATGAAGCGCATCGTCGTGCCGCGCAATCCCGGCATCGGCTGCGCGCTTGGCCTGCTGCTGACCGATCTGCGCGCCAATTTCGCCACCACCCGCCTCGCCAGATTGGGCGACGGTCTGGTCGGTGCGATGACGGAGGCCTTCGCCGGCCTGGTCGCTCAGGGCGAGCACTGGTTTGCCGAGGAGAAGGTTGCGCCCAACGATCGCAAGCTCCGGCGCACGGCGGATCTGCGCTATCAGGGCCAGAATTACGAATTGTCGATCGACGTGCCGGAAGGCCCGATCTCGAGCGCGACCATCGCGGCCCTGGCCGATGGTTTCGCCGAGGCGCATAAGCGGCTCTACGGCTTCGTCGCCGAAGGCGAGGCGGTGCAGCTCGTGACCTACCGCGTCGAGGCGATCGGCTTCGTGCCCAAGGCGCAGTTCCGGCCGCAAGTCGATGCGGGGCCGGAATCGGACCATGCGATCATCGGCAGCCGCGAGGTCTGGTTCCCCGAGGCCGGCGGCTTCGTGGCGTGCAAGATCTATGATCGCGACAAGCTGAAATCCGGCAATGTCATCGCGGGGCCGGCGATCATCGAGCAGATGGATTCGACCACCGTGCTGCTGCCGGGGATGATCGCGACCGTCGAGCCTTACCTCAACCTGATCCTGGAGACGCCGTGATGAACGCCAACGCCACCGTCACCGTCGATCCGATCACCGTCGAGGTCATCGGCTCCTCCTTCGCCTCGATCACCGAGGAGATGGGCGAGGCGCTCGTCAAGGCGAGCTATTCCACCAACATCAAGGAGCGCCGCGACTGCTCGACCGCGCTCTTCGACATTGCCGGCGACACGCTCTGCCAGGCCGAGCACATCCCGATGCATCTCGGCTCCTTCATCGGCATCATCCCGCATATCCTGAAGCGCCATCCGGTCGCCGAGATGAAGCCCGGCGACGTCTTCATCGGCAATGACGCTTATGAGGGCGGCGGCACTCATCTGCCCGATATCGTCCTCGCGGAACCGATCTTCCATGACGGCACGATGGTCGCATGGGCCGTCAATACCGCCCACCATGCCGATTTCGCCGATCGCGGCCACGCCCATATCTACCAGGAAGGCCTGCGCATTCCGCCGATCCGGCTTTATGACGGCGGCGTTTTGATGAAGGACGTGCAGGAACTGATCCTGCTCAACTGCCAGGTGCCGCGCGAGCGCCTCTCGGATCTGCGCGCCCAGATGGCGGCGAACCGCCTCGGCGTCGAGCGCGTGCGCGCGCTCTGCGACAAATACGGACGCTCGACCGTGCTTTCTGCCGGCAAGGCGCTGCAGGATTATGCCGAGCGCAAGATGCGCGCCGGGATCAAGTCGATCCCCGACGGGGTCTATCTTTTCGAGGATTATTTCGACAATCCCGAAATCGACGAGCCGATGACGTTCTCGGTCGCGATTACGGTCGCGGGTGAGGAGATGAAGCTCGCTTTCGAATCCCCGCCGCAGGCGCGCGCCGGCTTCAACATGGTCTACACCGCGCTGCTCTCGACGGTCTATTACGCGGTCAAAACCGTGGCCGACCCGACGATCCCGCCCAATGCCGGCCTCGCCCGGCCGCTAACCGTCACGGCGAAG
Coding sequences:
- a CDS encoding hydantoinase/oxoprolinase family protein, translating into MAWRIGIDSGGTFTDVCLFDDATGEVAVWKVPSTPDDPSRAIARGTQEGTERVGAKPSEVAYFGHGTTVGTNALIQHRGVKTGLITTEGFRDLIEIGRQKRPDLYDLQVDKAPPLVTRDLRFGVSERLRHDGSVEIPLDEEGVRVAARALKAAGVKAVAIGFLYGFVNPAHEQAAKRIVAEEFPEAFICASHEVAPEFREYERISTAVVNAYLGPVMQGYIRRLADRLMELGVTTTPHLTQSNGGVIGFDMAARLPVRTVLSGPSTGVVAAQAIGQMTGIENLITFDMGGTSSDVALLRGGEAKFASDAIVHGYPIKAPMLDIHTVGAGGGSLAAIDSGGLLKVGPRSAGADPGPVCYGRGATEPAVTDANVVLQTLNPTHLLGGRMPIRQDLSKQAIGRLADQLGLDVMATAQGIISVVTANMAKAIRVVSVQRGHDPRDYALVAFGGAGPLHAARLARELEMKRIVVPRNPGIGCALGLLLTDLRANFATTRLARLGDGLVGAMTEAFAGLVAQGEHWFAEEKVAPNDRKLRRTADLRYQGQNYELSIDVPEGPISSATIAALADGFAEAHKRLYGFVAEGEAVQLVTYRVEAIGFVPKAQFRPQVDAGPESDHAIIGSREVWFPEAGGFVACKIYDRDKLKSGNVIAGPAIIEQMDSTTVLLPGMIATVEPYLNLILETP
- a CDS encoding GntR family transcriptional regulator encodes the protein MREPVKRAKPIYVEVQDYLLDLINGPDYGPGDRIPSERVLAETLRINRMTVRKAIDKLVERNVLERNGTSGTRVPLVQVTRPIEVSSSLGITRIIRNSGGSPGNKLLHFGEEAATESIARRLDLAVGADLIMFRRLRTVNDEPFCIETSYLPALRFAGLVAEDLVAGQSLYALLKARYGVEASARDREIGVGTATDMEARLLSLKPGSPTLVLRLVARDGSGAPIEYMKSVNHPHHVVFRNSTPTPQD
- a CDS encoding PfkB family carbohydrate kinase, whose amino-acid sequence is MAHRLLGLGDNTVDTYVDRSLQFPGGNAVNVAVLARRLGAQAGYLGCIGTDEAGMLLIDALRQEGVDTAQCRILPGGNARAFIGHDGNDRRFLRSERGVRGQWGGFSAADLAYIQGFDLVHSSVYSELETELETISSAARLLSYDFSERWTDANLAATLPALDIAFLSFPNGSDAECRALLERCIDQGARIAAVTRGARGSMALSEGVFHAHGISEARIVDTLGAGDGFIAAFILRLLHGAGLGEALAAGADHAAMVCGYQGGFGHGAAWSMPPGTTRAGCEKVGTGLL
- a CDS encoding SIS domain-containing protein → MSISYDRPRVLDGLAQTQAAVPEAFALGRKLAPGVDRIYLVAAGSANRAMLGITYWLEHYSPGIEVRRYFPAEFMAIDPPRLDGRTLVLLASKSGTTPETVAAAQFLKDKPCQVVAFSQYADKPLAQAVPQHFIVGDTSESFIAMFMLMQALVGGIMTEKEGWPLGDKLLASLDALPGAIADAAEQNEARAAADAALYAKDRNFYHVASGPGFTTAYVFGVCILMEMLWLHSYPIEAAEFFHGPFEIVDRSTPLILITGEDPSRPLMERVSSFCDTYAERVMKYDSRDFAMKGIAPEIRPIVAPYILQSALKRLSVHLSVLHNQPLTTRRYMWKVAY
- a CDS encoding hydantoinase B/oxoprolinase family protein, translating into MNANATVTVDPITVEVIGSSFASITEEMGEALVKASYSTNIKERRDCSTALFDIAGDTLCQAEHIPMHLGSFIGIIPHILKRHPVAEMKPGDVFIGNDAYEGGGTHLPDIVLAEPIFHDGTMVAWAVNTAHHADFADRGHAHIYQEGLRIPPIRLYDGGVLMKDVQELILLNCQVPRERLSDLRAQMAANRLGVERVRALCDKYGRSTVLSAGKALQDYAERKMRAGIKSIPDGVYLFEDYFDNPEIDEPMTFSVAITVAGEEMKLAFESPPQARAGFNMVYTALLSTVYYAVKTVADPTIPPNAGLARPLTVTAKEGTVLNCVHPAAVNGRIAACQRVVDLIHGALAQAVPERVIAACCGTAASATFAGEMPGSGQLWVYLETIGGGSGARATKDGLDGVHVHMTNTSNLPVEALEVEYPLTLLRYELVDGSGGQGRHRGGMGLRRVYRAEAPCRLNIDNSRLNSRPWGIAGGESGQGGSFVFSDGVGPFVKGDGALEAGQIVEIITPGAGGYGPPSERAAGDKARDVAEGRLLPA